AGCAGTCCTCCTCCTTCCAAGGTTTGGGTTAGTTTGTTCTTTGAAAAAGCAATTAGCAATAGCCTATAGAGAGGAAGAAGTTTTCTAGAgccagatcaattggtggcaacttgtcatGTGGGAAAGTTGTTAAAGGGTCGGGActagggttcgaggaacgcctggcgcaccaataacctactggtggatttggatatgggttaggatcgatgccctgcacggccagcttggggtccattGAGGCGACTATCGGGgagctagtggggtccacggacagTCTGttgggcagctagcgggggctagtggggtccacgggacgagttgtcacataaaaatcgatttttatgtaacaacctgtcccgtggaccccactagcctcactaaCTGACCCAACAGACCGttcgcggaccccactagcctcactgctagccgtcccaacggatcccaagctggccctgcagagcatcgatcctaacccatcattgtggatatcccaatccaccagtaggttattggtgcgttaagcgttcctcgaaccctggtcctcatcCTTtatcaaccttcccacaggacaagttgccaccaattgatggAGACAGGAACTCAAGATTTTTTCATACTTCAGTTAAGGAGAATAGGGCAAGGCTAAGAATAGCTTTCTTAACAGTCAAGAATGGATTATTtccaatctctcttctcttcttctaacCCCACTCCTTTTGAGTTTTGGTTCTCAGATTTCCCGAGTAGAGTCACTAAGGACatgaatagagttttattaaAGATGGTTTCCAAGGAGGAAATAAAAGAAGCAATGTTTTCCATCAAGTCGGCAAGTGCCCCAGGTCCTGATGGGATGTCAGCTCTCTTTTTTCAAACTTACTGGGAAACTGTGGGAGAGCAAGTAATCAAAGAGGTGAAAGGTTTTTCTGAGGAGGGTACTCTTCAAGAGGAATGGAACTATACACACTTATGTCTGTTGCCAAAAATTCTGCATCCTTCCTTGATGAAGGATCTCCGACCGATCAGTCTGTGTTCGGTGCTATACAAAGTCATATCCAAAATCATGGTAAAAAGGCTTCAACCTTTGGTGACGATCATAGTGTTAGAAATGCAAACGGCATTTGTACCTGATAGGTTGATATCAGACAATATTTTGGTAGCGCATGAGATTGTCCACAGTCTGCACACAATTTCGGGGATGTCTACTGGTTTCATGGCAAACAAGACTGACATGTCCAAAGCATATGATCGACTGGAATGGGGTTATATTCGTTCTCTATTGTTGGCAATGGGTTTTAGTTCCAAATGGGTGAATTTGGTAATGATCTGTATTTCTTCAGTGACTTTCTCAGTTCTCATTAATGACCAACCTCATGGGATGATCAAACCACAAAGGGGAGTAAGACAAGGGGATCCGTTATCACCCTTCTTATTTGTTCTGTGCACTGAGGGGTTAACTCATCTCCTTAATAGAGCTTAAAGTGAAGGTACAATATCGGGTATTCAATTTCTTGAGAATGGTCCAGCTATATATCATCTTTTGTTTGTGGATAATAGCCTCTTTATGTGTAAAGCTTCAGTTGAACAAGCTGAGACTCTTTTAGCAATACTAAAAAGGTATGGCAAGGTCACAGGACAAGAGTTAAATCCGTCTAAGTCTGCTATCACGTTTGGTTCGAGAGTCTCAGAAGAGGTGAAACACGAGATCCAGATTAAAATGGGTATTCATACTGAAGGTGGAGCGGGTAAGTACCTAGGACTCCCTGAATGTTTTAGTGGTTCGAAGGTGGAAATGTTGAGCTATATTAAAGATAGACTCAACGCAAAGGTCTCTAGTTGGCATGCGAAAACATTGTCTCTAGGTGGAAAAGAAGTCATGATTAAATCAGTGGTAATGGCGATGCCGGTGTTCGCAATGTCATGCTTCAAGCTGCCTAAATCTACATGCACTAATCTGTCTAGCACCATCGCAAACTACTGGTGGAGTTCATGtgaatatcaaaagaaaattcattGGATTAGCTGGGAGAAGTTATGTTTATCCAAAGATTTAGGAGGCATGGGGTTTAAAGATATCAGACTTTTCAATCAAGCTCTGTTAGCCAAACAGGTCTGGAGACTGTTGCAGGAACCTAACTGTATGTTCTCAAAGCTGATAAAATCAAGGTATTACCCCAATTCTTCCCTTTTTAGAAGCGGGTTGAGGTACCAGACCTTCATTTGGATGGAGAAGCATCATCTTTGGTAGGGAATTGTGAATCAAAGGAATGATGAAGAGAGTTGGTAATGGGGCGTCACTGAAAGTATGGATGGACCCATGGATTGAGGATGATGTCATGAGACCTCCGTGGATTAAAAATTCTATCATTGATATTAACCTCAAGGTGGGGGACCTTATTGACTTTGGGCATAGAGACTGGGATTTACAAAAGCTACACTATCATTTCTTGCCTATTGATATCGTCAAAATCAGGATAAAGAAACCAGTGGTAGACAGAGAGGATTTTTTAGTATGGAAATTCAATAAGAGTGGAGCCTTTTCGGTAAAGTCTGCATATTGGCTTGCTTGTCAAATTAACAATCAGAGGAGTATACAAGAAGCTGACATGCAACCATCGATCAACATTCTCAAAGCACAAGTCTGGAAACTGCAAACTGATCCAAAGCTAAAAGTCTTTCTGTGGAAAGTTTTAAGTGGAGCCTTACCGGTAATGTCCAAACTGAATCGCAGAGGACTCAGACTTGGTGAGAGATGTCAAGCGTGTGGTCAAGATGGAGAATCAGTAaatcatgttttatttgaatgCAGTATGGCAAGACAAGTGTGGGCATTATCAGATTATCCATCTCCTGAAAATGGGTTTGATAAAGGATCTATTTATTCAAACATGCATCATTTACTGGTAAACAGAGATAATATTCATTGGCCAACTCAATTGAGAAAGAGTTTCCCATGGATCATCTGGAGAATTTGGAAGAACATGAATGCCCTgtttttttaaggtaaaagcTTTCTGTTGTCGATTTCTGTTCAAACAATCAAAGACGATGTCGAGGAATGGTTTACAGCTCAAAGATTGGATCCAAATGGAGAAGAAATAATTCGAGAAAGCCCAAGACCTTTGGAAACCAGTAATGATGGGAGCAATAATGGGGAGAGAAGTGGAGTTAGAGGTGAAAAGTGGAAACCACCTAATACGTCATGGTTTAAATGTAATGTTGAGGTATCATGGTCTCGAAGGAATCAAATGGGAGGTGGGGCGTGGGTGTTGAGGAATGAGAAAGGCAAGGTGATTTTACATAGCCGTAGAGCCTTTTCTAACACCACAAGCAAAGAACAGATCAACTTTGTAGTCGTCATTTGGGCGGTGGTAAGTATGATCGAGCACAGATGTGTAAACATTGTGTTTGCTATTGAAGACACTTTGTTAGTCAATTGTGTTCTTCGACCAAAAGCTTGGCCATCTTTCTGTTATGAATTAGGAGAGTGACGAAGGAAGTTGGAGTTTTTTGTGCAGTGGGGATTAGAAGTGGAAAGTTCAACAACTAACAGAGGAGTTTTTCTCATCGCTCAAAGCGTCACAAGTGAGTGCAGACTGCAGTCCTATGTAGCAGCTATTTATCCTAGATGGTTGCAGCAGGTCTTTGAAGATGAGAGAGTTTCATCCTCTCTATAGTTGGTAAAGTTTGGAGTCCCTTTTTGTTGGTATAGGTTTTATCCGCTAATTGACAGGTCATGTTTGTACAAGTGATGCTGCCCAGGTTAGTTTTAGTAGGGAAGGACAGTCggaattttttgaaaagttgTAGTCTGCATTGCAGGTTGTAATTTCTTGGTTTTAacaccacatatatatatatatatatatatatatataatccagatgaccaaaaaaaaaatgttcaactcCGTGAATGTGAATAAGCGTCGAACACCTTTCAACGAATATGTAGCTATTTTCCCAAGACAATATCCATCATCATGCTAAACAATTTGACCATTTAAACGATTATGGTTCTTTTCACTATCATGACTATagtaaacattgttttttttcagaaaGTACCGAAGCTGAAACAGAGAAATCGTTCATATTGATTCTGAAAACAATTTACAGAATATTTTAATTAGAGAAAACTTGAATAATTTTGTCaaacttaaacaaataaaagcagGAATCTGAcgtgattatttaaaataaataaaatattaattgtttaacGTGATCATGCATGGATGATAAGAAAGATAACGCAATCTGAATAATTAATCAAAGGTAGAGAGTGATAATTTCTATAGTAAATCTTTTTGAAGAGACCTTTAAGATAGTTTTATTTGGGCTTAGTTTAGTGcctttattagtttatttgttgGGTGAAAGTAAAATTGAACTAATTGattattttaaccaaaaaaaaaatccgaccTGCCGGAATCGAACCAGCGACCTAAAGATTTGCTGTCACAGACTACAGTcttccgctctaccaactgagctaaggtcggatGTTGCACAAGCTTTGCCTTCAATCAtttattaacacaaaatttcaaaactcaGAATTATGCACACTGCAAAGAATTGACAATATTGACTTTTCTCATTGGTTTGGTTCTCTCATCGTTCACATTTCATTTAGCTTCAACTTCTACATGATGGCCACTTCCTGATTCAACTAATCGGTTCGGGTGAGCGGCAAGACTACAATGCTCTCTTTCTAACTCCATCCAAATTGTTATGTTTgaagaaattgaacaaaaaatttACCTGCTTATATTCggatttgttatgttttacAAATCTACACATTTTGatattctataaataatttgttttacataCTGTTTATATATTCTATTAAACGCTGTTAAGGATGTGACTTCTTCTCTTGATCTTCACCTTGAGCCCACCCGCCATATGAGCCGTTAAAAGAGGAACAAAAACCGGCCGGTCTTTGTTAACCGGCACAATCTCAAACCGACTCAAAACTGAACCAACGACGTATTTCATCTGCATAAACGCCATCTCCTTCCCTACACAAACCCTCGGACCGGCTTGAAAAACCGGAAATTTGTAAGGACTCACGGGTTTCAAAACCGGTTGTGTACTCCCTGGTTCATAATCAAACCACCGGTTCGGTTTAAACTCTTCCGAATCCTTCTCCCACAGCGTCTCCATCCTCCCCATACCGTATGGGAAATAAGTCACTTTGTCTCCTTTCTTGAGACGTGTCCCGTCAGGCAAAACGTCGTCGTTTGCAGCATGCTTAGAGTCCCACGAAACTGGAGGATAAAGCCTCATGGCTTCACACAGACACGCCTTTGTGTAGTTCATCTCTTTCAaatcctcaaaccctaaccctaaactcACCAACGGGTCCACTTCTTCTAAAATCTTCCTCTCCACGTCATCGTTCTCAGTCAATAACCAAAACAGCCACGTCATAGCTGCTGACGTCGTATCTCTTCCCGCCATGATAAAACTAATAACCATGTCCCTCACTGCTTCGCCGTCATGGCCGGCGGCTAGAAACCTCGACAGAAGATCTTGCTTCGCTTCTTCTCCGGTTCCGATCTCAAGACTCTTCTTCTTAGCTCTGACAATTTGAGAGACCAACACGTGTACGGTCTTGATCGCTTCTTTCAACCTCCTCTCGCTTCCCACGTTTAACACACGCTTCACTTTCCAAACAGCGTAAACCGGCTCCGTGGCACGGCGAGCACTAATCTCCGCCGCCGTGTCAAAAGCCTCCACGAGTGGATTCACGGCTCGGGTCAGATCCAAACAATCCGGATCCCAACCCAATGAGACTTTACAAACAACGTCAAAAGCAAAACGTTTCAAAACATCTTGCAAGTCCACGGTCGTCCCAACATCAGCAGCCGCGGATAGCACTGGGACGAGACGGTTCTCCACTTCATCTTTAAGAACCTCAAAAGCGAAACTCCTAAGCGAGCGAGTCGAGAACTCGTGGCTAGCGAGTTTACGCTGCGAGCTCCACGAGTGACCGTCGACGTTGAAAATGCCTCCGCCGAGGAGATCACCAAGAAGATCAGTAAACGGTTTACCTTTAGGGAAGTTGAAGAAGTTTGTTTTGAGAATGTATTCAACGTTCTCGGGGTTTGCTGTGACGATGGTGCGACGGTTGCCGAGGAGAGGAACTAAGATGGTTTGAGACGGAGAGATACGGAGAAGCTCAGTGTACCATTGGAGAAGGCGAAGACGGTTCTTGTTGAAAGAGAGTATGGAGCCAATGAGTGGATACGATGGTGGTCCATAAGTGGTGGTTTCTTGAGCTTTTTTAGTTGGAGATGAAGATAAATAGAagattatgattataataataaacGCTAGTATCATAAAACTTAGAAGAAATGCCATATTTGTGTACGTGTTCTTAtttcctttgttgttgttggagataaTTTGTGAATGGAAGATTTTAAAGTGTATGTGTGTGGGTGTGTGTGCTCTTGGTGGGTATTGCGTGTGTGAAATTGTGTGTATATAGGACGGGATAGGGGGCGGGTCCGACCAATCGGTCTCAAAAGATATCacgtttataattttttatttcttatgttaATACTTTGATCGACATGACACGGCATTATGTGTACAGGTATACGTTATTAATAAACTTACTTTTTGTCCTCACTATACAACTTCTtatgaaaatatcaatattttataaactaaaacaAGATATACGATATTTTAAATCTGTACTTTACTATATTTTTGGGGGTTTCTTTTACTTCTAGATTACTTTTATCATTGGGTAGCGTGTCTCTATCCATAGCCGCATTTGTTTTCTGAATCCGACGTGTTGCAAACGCTTGAGAGACGCAGAGGTCAGAAAAGCTCATCAGCATCAGCACGTGGCATATTCTCCGTCAAAACCACGATGGAAAGTAGAAACCATGCATGACGCCAGGAAAACAGACTATATTAAGTAAACTATATATTCTACTGcatattttattaacatttataCATATGTTCTTTAAATGGTTAACAAATACTCAAATGATGAAACATCTAAACAAATAACTAACAGCTGTTTCTAGGTTAAGAATATTAAATTGGAATTGAGATTGCAAAAGATAGATCCAAAACATGATATACATTAGCTCCTGTTTACCTTTGTACATTATGTGTTATCCTATTATAGAGACTTTATCAGAACCGGAGCATACTTTGATAAAATGTGTCGGGGGGTTAAGTATAAATCTCTAGccgaaatggaaaaaaaaaaagaaagtagggatatatattgaaaaaaggaaaacaaattctgGCACGAGATTGATTGGGAGACAGACAAAACCGTTCCCACTTGAGAAAGAGAACTACAGCATTCATTTTGTGCACGTGCTTCTTTAGACATAATCAGCAAAGtcagttattttttcttttcttcttctgtataCGATCTTGAGATAAAAGAAGGTATGAAATTGATTATAAGCCACTCACGTACGTTGTCGTTGTGGATACCGTCTTCTCTTGCTTCGTTGCTCGTGCATGTTTGTGCACTAACTCATGATGGATATGAACAGAAACAACGGCGCCGTTCTATGAATTCTATGAGCCAAGACGAtttgattgattaaaaaaaaaagacttttgaaaagaaatagccgtttttttttttcatttcaataaTTCTTATCAACTTCACCGTCCAATTTTaaaagagatttttatttttctttttcttttatgaattttaaattatacagACTAATATTTTTTCCAGATGTATTCAaaatttatgtgtgtgtttttgtaaGATTATGTAATCTCCGTGAGGAGTCTGTGATATTGATGTCGCAATATATAATGTGTACAAGAGTATCTTAATTACCGAAGATACCGAATATATCATATACAATAGAAGAGATACAGATATAATCAAATCTATGCTAACACTCTCCCGCAGTCGGAGCGGGAGGAAGGCGGACGCTCAGGCTGGACCGGAAGTCGAGGAACAACGGAGAAGGAAGACCTTTGGTGAAAATGTCGGCGTACTGATACGCAGAGGGGACATGAAGCACCCGAATCTGTCCTAGAGCAACACGTTCCCTCACAAAATGTATGTCGATTTCAACATGTTTGGTCCGTTGATGTTGAACCGGGTTGGCGGAGAGATAGACGGCACTCACATTGTCACAGTAAACCAACGTGGCCTTGGTGATCGGAAGATGAAGCTCGAGTAAAAGATTACGTAGCCATGAAGCCTCAGCGACTGCATTGGCAACCCCACGGTACTCTGCTTCAGCGCTAGACCGTGAGACCGTCGGTTGGCGCTTAGCAGACCACGAGATCCAGTTGTCACCAAGAAATTCACAATATCCGGATGTAGAACGGCGAGTGTCGGAGCAGCCAGCCCAGTCCGCGTCAGAATAGGCAACCAGACGATCAACAAAGGAACGATAGAGATGAAGACCATGTGTTAAGGAGCCCTTGACGTACCGCAAGATTCGCTTCAAGGCATTGTAATGAGCCTCCCTAGGATCATGCATATGAAGACAGACCTGCTGAACGGCATACGCGATGTCCGGGCGTGTGAATGTAAGGTATTGAAGCGCACCAGCGAGGCTACGATACAATGTCGGATCAGAGACCGGAGGACCAGCATCCGCCGGTAGCTTTGCATTCGTATCCACCGGAGTGAGGCAAGAACTGCAATTAGTCATGGAGGCGCGAGCCAAAATCTCAGTTGCATACTGTCGTTGATTCAGGAACAGACCCATCTTAGTTCGTGATACCGCTATGCCAAGGAAGAAGTGAAGCTGACCAAGATCATTCATCTCAAATTCGGAGTGCAACGAGGAGATGATGGAGTTGAGGAGACGAGTAGACGAGGCCGTAAGAACGATATCGTCAACATAAAGCAAGAGGTAGGCCAACTCCTTATTACAAGAGTAGATGAAGAGAAATTGGTCACATTTGCTTTGTGTGAAGCCGATCTTCTTGGCATATGTAGCAAACCGATGGTACCAAGCTCGGGGAGCTTGTTTAAGGCCATATAGTGACTTGCGTAACAAGCAAACGTGATTTGGCTTTGTAGGATCGACAAATCCAGGCGGTTGATGCATGTAAACCGTTTCCTCTAGATCACCATTTAGAAATGCATTCTTAACGTCAAGTTGATGAAGCGGCCAATCCTTAGACACTGCAACGCCAAGTACCACGCGGATCGTAGCAGGCTTGACGACAGGACTGAAAGTTTCATCACAATCCACTCCCACCTGTTGTGACCGACCATTAGCAACCAAACGGGCTTTGTATCGAGCAAGGTTTCCGTTGGCATCATACTTATGCCTGAAAAGCCATAAACATCGAACAATGTTAGTAGCAACCGGACGCGGAACAAGGTCCCACGTTCTAGCTTTAATCTGAGCCCTATACTCCGAGGTCATGGCTGGGTTCCAATTTGGATCTTTAGCAGCCTGGACATGAGAGAAAGGAAGGGGAGATATAGTTGAAACGTTAAGATTGAGGCGATGAATGGGTTTGGTGATGCCATGTTTGCTACGGGTTGTCATAGAATGAGTGGGAGGTGGGTTATTTGGCTCAACGTTTGATTGCGGAGGTAGGTTGTTTGGCGCAATGTTTGGTTGCGGAGGTGTAGGTGTTTGCGGAGGTAGCAGAGGAACTAGCCTTGgaatcggaggaggaggagaggatGGGACGTGATTTGTTTGTGGGAATGGTTCcggagagaaagaaagatgagaaaagggaaaaacaGTTTCATCAAAAATGACGTGACGAGAAAAGATGATCTTACGAGAAGAGAGATCGAGGCAACGATAGCCCCGGTGATCATGTGGATAGCCAAGAAAAACGCAAGTTGTAGAACGAGGAGCAAGCTTGTGCGTTGTGACGGGTAGGAGATTAGGATAACACAAACACCCAAAAACACGAAGATGAGAGTAAGATACTGGTTTGTGGTGTAAGCGAGAGAATGGAACCTCATTGTTGATAGGAGAAGAAGGAACGATGTTTAACAGATATACTGCCGTATGAAGTGCCTCCACCCAGAATGTCACTGGTAAGGACGCCTGGACTAGCAAGGTACGGACAACATTGTTGATGGTGCGTAGCATTCGTTCCGCCTTGCCGTTTTGTTGTGATGTGTGAGGACATGAGAGTCGAATTATGGTGCCTTCAGACGCCAAGAAATCGAGCATGGCCCGGTTGGTAAACTCCCCACCATTGTCACATTGGAGAGCTTTGATGGAGCAACGAAATTGGGTTTTGACATATGCGGAAAAATGTAAATATCTGCTAAACAcgtcactttttctttttaaaggaTAAACCCAAACAAACTGTGAGAAATGATCAAGTAAAAGCAAATAGTATTTTATTCCACTAGAACTTGAAACAGGTGAGGTCCATAAATCAGAGTGAATTAAATCAAAAGCAGAGGAAACACtagaagtagaagaaacaaaaggaagtCGTGTATGTTTGCCGAGTTGGCAAGCATGACACAATGTGGAATCCTTATTActagaaataaaagaagacGAGGAAGCTAAACGACGAAGAGAGGCATCATGAAGGTGACCCAATCGCTTGTGCCAAATTGCGCCGGAGGTGAGTGCAAGTGGCATAGTGTGACCGGCGGGTTGTGTCACCGGATAGAGAGGACCAGAACTATTGCACCGGAGCAGGGGAAGTCGGGTTGGAAGGTCCTTAACAGAGAAACCAAAAGGGTCAAATTCAACGGTACAATTATTATCAGTGACAAACCGTCGTACCgaaatcaagtttttgataATAGAGGGACAAACAAGAACATTGTGTAAAGATAGAGGACGAGAGGAGGAAGGGATACTACCAAGACCCATTTTAGTAACAGGAGCTAAAGCACCATTGCCAACCttaatcagaggaagaggactcAAATTAAAGGTAGAACGTAGATTACCTTGCTGCTGCGTGACATGGCTGGTGGCACCAGTGTCCATAACCCAGGCTGGATCAAATGGGTCCTGCAGGCTCATTG
The sequence above is drawn from the Camelina sativa cultivar DH55 chromosome 4, Cs, whole genome shotgun sequence genome and encodes:
- the LOC104780667 gene encoding cytochrome P450 94B3-like; translated protein: MAFLLSFMILAFIIIIIIFYLSSSPTKKAQETTTYGPPSYPLIGSILSFNKNRLRLLQWYTELLRISPSQTILVPLLGNRRTIVTANPENVEYILKTNFFNFPKGKPFTDLLGDLLGGGIFNVDGHSWSSQRKLASHEFSTRSLRSFAFEVLKDEVENRLVPVLSAAADVGTTVDLQDVLKRFAFDVVCKVSLGWDPDCLDLTRAVNPLVEAFDTAAEISARRATEPVYAVWKVKRVLNVGSERRLKEAIKTVHVLVSQIVRAKKKSLEIGTGEEAKQDLLSRFLAAGHDGEAVRDMVISFIMAGRDTTSAAMTWLFWLLTENDDVERKILEEVDPLVSLGLGFEDLKEMNYTKACLCEAMRLYPPVSWDSKHAANDDVLPDGTRLKKGDKVTYFPYGMGRMETLWEKDSEEFKPNRWFDYEPGSTQPVLKPVSPYKFPVFQAGPRVCVGKEMAFMQMKYVVGSVLSRFEIVPVNKDRPVFVPLLTAHMAGGLKVKIKRRSHILNSV